The proteins below are encoded in one region of Macrococcus armenti:
- a CDS encoding nuclease-related domain-containing protein, which produces MIKKVHEPTSINAYLYELEHRIHMEQEDYLKFVKYKKGYEGELKFFEMIEQLDGDFVVLWDINFVRPVRVQYDFIIITSKNILHFDIKNYSGNYRYQNNRLISEHGKTDKDIFIQLDNANAYLNQLIAKYEMPQNLISKIIFINEDLNLTGFNGKDCVMFAHELNAVFNYLKTCKGITQQMKNFADALIQMHDNEGIEKRIYYYNIDEMKLGLRCPKCRKIEMRRVPEKQYLQCSCGYKISNHDAILAAYETLRLLGMKQIQRKDIVAFTGISVRTVARYANKLFNKKSKHRGTYYEKDELEL; this is translated from the coding sequence TTGATAAAAAAAGTCCATGAACCAACTTCTATTAATGCGTATTTATATGAACTTGAACACAGAATTCATATGGAGCAGGAAGATTATCTTAAATTTGTGAAGTACAAAAAAGGATACGAAGGAGAACTAAAATTCTTTGAAATGATTGAACAATTAGATGGAGATTTTGTTGTTTTATGGGATATAAATTTTGTAAGGCCGGTACGCGTGCAATATGATTTCATAATTATTACATCGAAAAATATACTTCACTTTGATATTAAAAATTATAGTGGCAACTACCGATATCAGAATAACCGTTTGATCAGTGAACACGGCAAAACAGATAAAGATATATTCATACAATTGGATAATGCGAATGCATATTTAAATCAGTTGATTGCAAAGTATGAAATGCCTCAAAATCTCATCAGTAAAATTATTTTTATTAATGAAGATTTAAATTTAACAGGATTTAACGGTAAAGACTGTGTGATGTTCGCACATGAACTTAATGCGGTATTTAATTATTTGAAAACATGTAAAGGTATCACACAACAAATGAAAAATTTTGCTGATGCGCTTATACAGATGCATGATAATGAAGGAATTGAAAAACGCATTTATTATTATAATATCGACGAAATGAAACTTGGCCTACGATGTCCTAAATGCAGAAAAATTGAAATGCGGAGGGTTCCTGAAAAACAATATTTACAATGTAGTTGTGGGTACAAAATTTCAAATCATGATGCAATCCTCGCTGCATATGAAACATTAAGGTTATTAGGAATGAAACAAATTCAAAGGAAAGATATTGTAGCTTTTACAGGAATATCAGTTCGAACAGTAGCGCGATATGCGAATAAACTATTTAATAAAAAATCTAAGCATAGGGGGACGTATTATGAGAAAGATGAATTAGAACTATAA
- a CDS encoding bile acid:sodium symporter family protein gives MLDKMNGVIQKYIAFLTISSLILGIIFDDFGKQFLLFVPYLFAFMTFASSIRMKFSDLNVFYKAPRAILFCLLILHIIMPIISYVIAQFVFDDPLLIIGFVMLMSVPTGVTSIIWINVGRGDIPLGLAVVMLDTMLAPIIIPTTLHFVAMKSVEIDTSSLIIDLIMMIVVPTIIAIILNEISKGKIPDIIGTRLSPFSKLALFCIIFVNGGAISPYMKKFSWELFIIILVVFVVVVSGYIVSVALSHFMEHSYARHVSITFLCGMRNISTGVIVATTYFPAKVAMPVAFGMLFQQLLASIVSQQLERYRPQN, from the coding sequence ATGCTTGATAAAATGAATGGTGTTATACAAAAATATATTGCATTTTTAACGATCAGTAGTTTAATTCTCGGTATTATATTTGATGATTTTGGAAAACAGTTTCTATTATTTGTACCTTATTTATTTGCCTTTATGACATTTGCAAGTAGTATTCGCATGAAATTCAGCGATTTGAATGTATTTTATAAAGCGCCTCGTGCCATATTATTCTGTTTGTTAATACTGCATATTATAATGCCGATTATTAGTTACGTTATTGCGCAATTCGTATTCGATGATCCGTTACTCATTATCGGATTTGTCATGCTGATGTCTGTACCGACCGGTGTCACAAGTATTATTTGGATCAATGTTGGTAGAGGTGATATACCATTAGGACTTGCTGTCGTCATGCTTGATACGATGCTAGCACCGATTATTATTCCGACAACACTCCACTTCGTTGCGATGAAGTCTGTAGAAATTGATACGAGTAGTTTAATTATCGATTTAATCATGATGATTGTCGTCCCGACGATTATTGCAATAATTTTAAATGAAATTAGTAAAGGAAAAATACCTGATATTATTGGCACAAGGCTTAGTCCGTTTAGCAAACTTGCATTATTCTGTATTATATTTGTAAATGGTGGAGCGATTTCGCCATATATGAAAAAGTTTTCGTGGGAATTATTCATCATTATACTTGTTGTTTTCGTAGTCGTTGTAAGTGGTTATATAGTGAGTGTTGCATTGAGTCATTTTATGGAACATAGCTATGCGAGACATGTGAGCATTACATTTTTATGTGGAATGCGTAACATCTCTACAGGCGTCATTGTCGCAACAACATATTTCCCGGCAAAAGTTGCGATGCCTGTTGCTTTCGGGATGCTCTTTCAGCAATTATTAGCAAGTATCGTAAGTCAGCAATTGGAACGATACAGACCACAAAATTGA
- a CDS encoding MBL fold metallo-hydrolase encodes MYFKQFFNEQLAQYSYLVGCQKTGEAIIIDPLRDITPYIEAAEQEGLRITHVTETHIHADFASGIREVINMGAQGFVSGHGGKDWTYQDIKAGIIHEEDVIKVGNVKLEVLHTPGHTPESISFLLYDNGMNVPMGLFTGDFIFVGDVGRPDLLEEAAGIKNTTETGAKQMFQSLKKVDKLPDFIQIWPGHGAGSACGKSLGAVPMTTLGYERANSWAFQINEEQVFIKALTSEQPEPPYYFAEMKRINRDGVALMHHNIVTPVDEIKERAIDIRPKEVYAENLSDGINIPYNKKFLSFAGWYLDYQKPLQLVGDFETVQKAAHDLKMIGFDKVTTYVDTVNGKSYKKIVPESFKQLDREKINILDVRTNKEWNESHFKEAVHIHFGKLLKKSVPFNQNEKIYVHCQSGVRSAIAMSILEQQGFTNLININGGYQAIK; translated from the coding sequence ATGTATTTCAAACAATTTTTTAATGAACAACTCGCGCAATATTCTTATTTAGTCGGATGTCAAAAAACAGGAGAAGCAATCATTATCGATCCACTGCGTGACATTACTCCGTATATTGAAGCTGCAGAACAAGAAGGACTACGTATTACACATGTAACTGAGACACATATTCATGCGGACTTTGCTTCAGGTATTAGAGAAGTGATTAACATGGGAGCACAAGGTTTTGTATCAGGACATGGTGGTAAAGATTGGACATATCAAGATATTAAAGCAGGTATTATTCATGAAGAAGACGTTATAAAAGTAGGGAATGTGAAACTTGAAGTGTTACACACTCCTGGGCACACACCTGAAAGTATTAGTTTTCTCCTGTATGATAATGGAATGAACGTACCAATGGGACTATTTACAGGGGACTTTATCTTTGTTGGTGACGTAGGGCGACCTGATTTGCTTGAAGAAGCAGCAGGTATTAAAAATACGACAGAAACAGGTGCGAAACAAATGTTTCAATCACTGAAAAAGGTGGATAAGCTTCCAGACTTCATACAAATATGGCCGGGACATGGTGCAGGTAGTGCATGTGGTAAATCGTTAGGTGCAGTTCCCATGACGACACTTGGATATGAGCGTGCAAACAGCTGGGCATTCCAGATCAATGAAGAACAAGTATTCATTAAAGCATTAACTAGTGAACAACCTGAGCCACCGTATTATTTTGCTGAAATGAAGCGTATCAATCGTGATGGTGTAGCATTAATGCATCATAATATTGTAACACCGGTAGATGAAATTAAAGAACGTGCAATAGATATTCGACCTAAAGAAGTTTATGCAGAAAATCTTTCTGATGGTATTAATATTCCTTACAACAAGAAATTTTTATCTTTTGCAGGTTGGTATTTAGATTATCAAAAACCATTGCAATTAGTTGGTGATTTTGAGACGGTACAAAAAGCAGCGCATGATTTAAAAATGATTGGTTTTGATAAAGTTACGACATATGTGGACACAGTAAATGGTAAATCATACAAAAAGATTGTTCCGGAATCATTTAAACAGTTAGATAGAGAGAAAATTAATATTCTAGACGTACGTACGAATAAAGAATGGAATGAAAGTCACTTTAAAGAGGCGGTACATATACACTTTGGAAAACTATTAAAGAAAAGCGTTCCATTTAATCAAAACGAAAAAATTTATGTACATTGCCAATCAGGTGTCAGAAGTGCTATAGCAATGAGTATTCTAGAACAGCAAGGATTTACGAATTTAATTAATATTAATGGTGGCTATCAAGCTATAAAATAA
- the mqo gene encoding malate dehydrogenase (quinone), which produces MKRKFKETDVILIGGGIMSATLGVLLKELDPSINIKVFEKLEAAGLESSNVWNNAGTGHSALCELNYTNEDADGNIDITKASGVNEQFQLSKQLWAYLVDQGKLKHPEGFIMPVPHLSFVEGEQNVDFLKRRLKAFEGNPLFEGMELTEDHDKMREWVPLMMKGRNPDEKIAITRMEAGTDVNFGALTNDLFDIMTSYEGAVIHYNHAVKDIKRNENGTWDVKVYDEKAKKSEIHSAKFVFIGAGGYSLPLLQKTKIPEAKGVGGFPVSGLFLVCKKPEIVEQHLAKVYGKAKVGAPPMSVPHLDTRYIDGERALLFGPYAGFSPKFLKTGRYTDLIESVTPGNIANMLSAGAKEMKLTQYLISQVMQNHEARMEELREFVPNAKSEDWEIVVAGQRVQVIKETEAGGKGTLQFGTEVITSKDGSIAALLGASPGASTAVHVMLRVINECFGNRMTEFEPKIKEMIPSYGKKLAEHPELFEEINKQTARALGLKEK; this is translated from the coding sequence ATGAAGCGTAAATTTAAAGAAACAGATGTAATTTTAATTGGTGGCGGAATTATGAGTGCAACACTAGGTGTGTTGTTAAAGGAACTTGATCCGTCAATTAACATTAAAGTTTTTGAAAAATTAGAAGCTGCAGGTCTTGAAAGCTCGAATGTATGGAATAATGCAGGAACTGGGCATTCTGCTTTATGTGAATTAAACTACACGAACGAAGATGCAGATGGCAATATCGATATTACAAAAGCAAGTGGTGTAAATGAGCAGTTCCAACTATCGAAACAGTTATGGGCATATCTTGTAGACCAAGGTAAGCTAAAGCATCCTGAAGGATTTATTATGCCTGTACCACATTTAAGTTTCGTTGAAGGTGAACAAAATGTTGACTTCTTAAAACGTCGTTTAAAAGCGTTCGAAGGGAATCCATTATTTGAAGGAATGGAGCTAACAGAAGACCATGATAAGATGCGTGAATGGGTACCATTAATGATGAAAGGTCGTAATCCCGATGAAAAGATTGCGATTACACGTATGGAAGCAGGGACTGATGTTAACTTCGGTGCGTTAACGAATGACTTGTTTGATATTATGACTTCTTATGAAGGTGCAGTGATTCATTATAACCATGCCGTAAAAGATATTAAACGTAATGAAAACGGTACATGGGATGTAAAAGTCTATGATGAAAAAGCAAAGAAATCTGAAATCCATAGTGCGAAGTTCGTGTTTATCGGAGCAGGTGGATATTCGTTACCATTATTACAGAAGACGAAGATTCCAGAGGCAAAAGGTGTCGGTGGCTTCCCAGTAAGCGGATTATTCTTAGTATGTAAAAAGCCTGAAATTGTGGAACAGCATTTAGCGAAAGTATATGGAAAAGCGAAAGTTGGCGCTCCTCCGATGTCAGTACCACATTTAGATACGCGTTATATTGATGGTGAGCGTGCATTATTATTCGGACCATATGCAGGTTTCTCACCAAAGTTCTTAAAAACAGGTCGATATACGGATTTAATCGAATCTGTAACACCAGGTAACATCGCAAATATGTTATCAGCTGGTGCGAAAGAAATGAAATTAACACAATACTTAATTTCACAAGTAATGCAGAATCACGAAGCACGTATGGAAGAATTACGTGAATTCGTTCCGAATGCTAAATCAGAAGATTGGGAAATTGTCGTTGCAGGACAACGTGTACAAGTGATTAAAGAAACTGAAGCAGGCGGAAAAGGTACGCTTCAGTTCGGTACAGAAGTGATTACAAGTAAAGATGGTAGTATCGCAGCGTTACTGGGGGCTTCACCTGGTGCATCAACAGCAGTTCACGTTATGTTACGTGTTATTAATGAATGTTTCGGGAATCGTATGACAGAATTTGAACCGAAAATTAAAGAAATGATTCCTTCATACGGTAAGAAATTAGCAGAGCATCCAGAATTATTTGAAGAAATTAATAAACAGACAGCACGTGCACTTGGCTTAAAAGAAAAGTAA
- the pcp gene encoding pyroglutamyl-peptidase I, with amino-acid sequence MKRVLITGFEPFDGAKINPSYEAVNALPETIDGAQIIKMQIPTVFYKGAALIRDAIMKNLPDIIICVGQAGGRSAISIEQVAINIIEARIPDNEGNQPQDENVIVTGDNAYFSNLPVKAMVKAIQDKDIQAEISYSAGTFVCNEVMYQLLHTITKEFPSMRGGFIHVPYAPEQTKDKPSMPIETMTEALYTAIQAALTHQEDITLNTGTIH; translated from the coding sequence TTGAAAAGAGTATTAATAACAGGCTTTGAACCATTTGATGGTGCAAAAATTAATCCATCATATGAAGCAGTGAATGCTTTACCTGAAACAATCGACGGAGCACAGATCATTAAAATGCAAATCCCGACCGTCTTTTATAAAGGTGCAGCACTAATAAGAGATGCAATAATGAAAAACTTACCTGATATCATTATATGCGTAGGTCAGGCAGGTGGTAGAAGTGCAATATCCATTGAACAAGTTGCGATTAACATAATTGAAGCACGAATTCCGGATAATGAAGGAAATCAACCGCAAGATGAGAATGTCATCGTCACAGGTGATAATGCATATTTCTCTAACTTACCCGTTAAAGCGATGGTAAAAGCGATTCAGGATAAAGATATACAAGCAGAAATTTCATACAGTGCTGGCACATTTGTCTGCAACGAAGTGATGTATCAATTGCTGCATACAATCACTAAAGAGTTCCCTTCTATGCGAGGTGGTTTTATTCACGTACCATATGCTCCAGAGCAAACGAAAGACAAACCATCAATGCCGATAGAAACAATGACTGAAGCACTTTACACTGCAATCCAGGCAGCACTGACGCATCAAGAAGATATAACGCTGAATACCGGGACTATACATTAA
- a CDS encoding 6-pyruvoyl trahydropterin synthase family protein codes for MQNILNNVKNTSNPYYHELIYLQLDFSFKTSSRIFFSDTLYKYLIEHLYKFTITISSKVNENGIAVDFFYIRNLYDNHLSETLNSNIINLALPNINPTAENLCYYIWTSFNNILPENVSLEEITFSECDQHRVIINRNHFV; via the coding sequence ATGCAGAATATATTGAATAATGTAAAGAATACTTCAAATCCTTACTATCATGAATTAATATATTTACAACTCGACTTTTCCTTCAAAACAAGTAGCAGAATATTTTTTTCAGATACGTTATATAAATATTTAATTGAACATTTGTACAAATTCACAATCACCATCTCCTCGAAAGTCAATGAAAACGGTATTGCTGTTGACTTTTTTTATATTCGGAATTTATATGATAATCATTTATCTGAAACGCTTAACTCTAATATCATCAATTTAGCGTTACCGAATATTAATCCGACTGCAGAGAATCTCTGCTACTATATATGGACATCTTTCAATAATATTCTGCCAGAAAACGTTTCGCTTGAAGAAATTACATTTTCAGAATGCGATCAACATAGAGTAATTATAAATCGTAATCATTTTGTTTAA
- a CDS encoding rhodanese-like domain-containing protein: MNTITVNSLKQLLEQSAEIKLIDVREIEEFEAGHINEAINIPLSELDQHVDKFNKEDDYIIICRSGNRSGMACDYLQQFDIKTTNVQGGMIEWTRL; this comes from the coding sequence ATGAATACAATTACAGTGAACAGTTTAAAACAATTACTTGAACAAAGTGCAGAAATCAAGTTGATCGACGTAAGAGAAATAGAGGAATTTGAAGCAGGACATATTAACGAAGCTATAAATATTCCTTTGTCTGAACTGGATCAGCATGTCGATAAATTTAACAAAGAAGATGACTACATTATTATTTGTCGTTCAGGTAACCGAAGTGGTATGGCATGTGACTACCTGCAACAATTTGATATTAAGACGACAAATGTCCAAGGCGGCATGATTGAATGGACACGTCTTTAA
- a CDS encoding CoA-disulfide reductase: MRKIMIIGGVAGGASVAARLRRLNEQDEITIIERGPHVSFANCGLPYYIGDEIKDRDKLLIQTPELMNDRMNINVRTNTEATQINPDNKTVVLKTEHGVEEASYDILILSMGARAIEVPIEGAKQSHVLTLRNIPDMDKIKSYINERNVKTASVVGGGFIGLEMAENLHALGIDVTLFELGNQVMPGMDKDMTKLLEAHMVQKGVNLKLNSSIKKINEKSVIAENGEEIFSDMVIMAIGVVPESTIAEVAGIETGVKGAIKTNDVFETSIKAIYAIGDVAEVTHKISEQDVHIPLAWIANRQGRLLADHLNGKQIEKVKPIGTAIAKVFDLNAASTGLNERTLKARGLDYRVVHVSGQSNATYYPGAEPMTIKALFSPEGKIYGAQIVGRKGVDKRIDLIASAMTFNQDIRRLSEIEIAYAPPFSSAKDPVNMVGYIAQNVIEDDMKLIQYDEINHYKQIIDVREPIEYEMGTIKGAKNIPLGTLRNRLDELDKNIPVAIFCQVGQRGYNAARILQNNGFNVVNLDGGYKHYKAMNEKVNPPEVKAVEQVQNEKLTIKEQLMKNEDRRVIEASGLQCPGPILKVKENMDEMKDGEQLEIHVTDFGFCTDIEAWAKNTGNTMISNETKDGKVVAVVQKGNDLPVNVLNDKDGHQLVETKNGATMVVFSGDLDKALASFIIATGAASYGKEVTMFFTFWGLNVIKKPGVTVAKEGLDKMFSKMMPKHAGKLPISKMNMGGAGAKMIRHVMNKKKVDSLETMIEKAQSMGVKMVACTMSMDIMAITKEELIDGVEYGGVATYLGDTEQSNLNLFI; the protein is encoded by the coding sequence ATGAGAAAAATTATGATTATTGGTGGTGTAGCAGGTGGCGCATCTGTAGCAGCACGTTTAAGACGATTAAATGAACAAGATGAGATAACTATTATTGAAAGAGGTCCGCATGTATCATTTGCAAACTGTGGATTACCTTATTACATCGGTGATGAAATAAAAGATAGAGATAAATTATTAATTCAAACACCTGAACTGATGAATGATCGTATGAATATTAACGTCAGAACCAATACAGAAGCGACTCAAATCAATCCGGATAATAAAACAGTCGTACTTAAAACAGAGCACGGTGTTGAAGAAGCCTCTTATGATATTCTTATTCTTTCGATGGGAGCACGTGCGATTGAGGTACCAATTGAAGGTGCAAAACAAAGCCATGTCTTAACTTTAAGAAATATTCCGGATATGGATAAAATAAAATCTTATATAAACGAGCGTAATGTAAAAACAGCGTCTGTCGTAGGTGGAGGTTTTATTGGGTTAGAAATGGCAGAGAATTTACATGCTCTAGGAATTGATGTAACACTTTTTGAACTTGGTAATCAAGTGATGCCTGGCATGGATAAAGATATGACAAAATTATTAGAAGCGCATATGGTTCAGAAAGGTGTCAATTTAAAATTAAATTCATCCATTAAAAAGATAAACGAGAAAAGTGTCATTGCAGAAAATGGAGAAGAAATTTTTAGTGATATGGTAATTATGGCTATCGGTGTTGTACCTGAATCGACAATTGCAGAAGTAGCAGGCATTGAAACAGGTGTTAAAGGTGCAATCAAAACAAATGATGTATTTGAAACTTCAATTAAAGCTATTTATGCTATCGGTGATGTTGCAGAAGTGACACATAAAATTTCAGAGCAGGATGTTCATATTCCACTTGCCTGGATAGCGAATCGTCAAGGTCGCTTACTTGCTGACCACTTAAATGGTAAACAGATTGAAAAAGTAAAACCAATTGGTACTGCTATTGCAAAAGTATTTGATTTAAATGCAGCAAGTACAGGTCTTAATGAGCGTACTCTTAAGGCTCGAGGGTTAGATTATCGTGTTGTACACGTATCAGGCCAATCAAATGCAACATATTATCCTGGTGCAGAACCAATGACGATTAAAGCGTTATTCAGTCCGGAAGGGAAAATATATGGAGCTCAAATTGTTGGTCGCAAAGGTGTTGATAAGCGAATAGATTTAATCGCAAGTGCAATGACATTTAATCAGGATATTAGACGTTTATCAGAAATTGAAATTGCATACGCACCACCATTCTCTTCAGCAAAAGATCCGGTAAACATGGTTGGTTACATTGCACAAAATGTAATTGAAGATGATATGAAGCTTATTCAATATGATGAAATTAACCATTATAAGCAAATAATAGATGTACGAGAACCGATTGAATATGAAATGGGGACGATTAAAGGTGCAAAGAATATACCACTTGGCACATTGCGCAATCGTCTGGATGAACTTGATAAAAACATACCGGTAGCGATTTTTTGCCAAGTTGGTCAACGTGGTTATAACGCTGCACGTATATTACAGAATAATGGCTTTAACGTTGTGAATTTAGATGGAGGTTATAAACATTACAAAGCGATGAATGAAAAGGTAAATCCACCGGAAGTAAAAGCAGTTGAACAAGTGCAGAATGAAAAACTAACTATAAAGGAGCAACTCATGAAAAATGAAGATAGACGCGTTATAGAAGCGAGTGGTCTGCAATGCCCAGGACCAATCCTTAAAGTAAAAGAGAATATGGATGAAATGAAAGACGGTGAACAACTCGAAATACACGTAACGGATTTTGGTTTCTGTACCGATATCGAAGCGTGGGCAAAAAATACAGGAAATACAATGATCAGCAATGAAACAAAGGATGGCAAAGTAGTCGCAGTAGTACAAAAGGGAAACGATTTACCCGTTAACGTGCTGAACGACAAGGATGGTCATCAACTCGTTGAAACGAAAAATGGTGCTACGATGGTTGTGTTTAGTGGCGATCTTGATAAGGCGTTAGCATCATTTATCATTGCAACTGGTGCTGCGTCATATGGTAAAGAAGTGACGATGTTCTTTACGTTCTGGGGTCTAAATGTCATTAAGAAACCGGGCGTGACTGTCGCAAAAGAAGGACTCGATAAAATGTTCAGCAAGATGATGCCGAAGCATGCAGGTAAACTACCGATTTCTAAAATGAATATGGGTGGTGCAGGTGCAAAAATGATTCGCCACGTCATGAACAAGAAGAAAGTAGATTCTTTAGAAACAATGATTGAAAAAGCGCAATCGATGGGTGTTAAGATGGTTGCGTGTACGATGAGCATGGATATTATGGCGATAACAAAAGAAGAACTTATTGATGGTGTTGAATATGGCGGCGTTGCAACATACTTAGGTGATACTGAACAATCAAACTTAAACTTATTTATTTAG
- a CDS encoding metal-sensitive transcriptional regulator: protein MKYDKNQINRLKRLQGQLNGILKMMEEDKECKDVVTQLSASRSGIERLIGVIVSENLAQCVKDSVKNETDTDDLVKEAVNLLIKSR from the coding sequence ATGAAATACGATAAAAATCAGATTAATCGTCTTAAACGACTGCAGGGCCAATTGAACGGCATCCTGAAAATGATGGAAGAAGATAAAGAATGTAAAGATGTCGTAACGCAGCTCAGCGCATCACGCAGTGGGATTGAACGCTTAATAGGCGTTATTGTAAGTGAGAATTTAGCGCAATGTGTTAAAGATAGTGTAAAAAACGAAACAGATACTGACGATCTTGTAAAAGAAGCAGTAAATCTATTGATAAAGAGCAGGTAA
- a CDS encoding sulfite exporter TauE/SafE family protein, with protein sequence MDTSLILILSLIGAFGAFISGLVGIGGAIVIYPMLLFIPPIFGYKITPEIASGLTAAQVFFSTLSGSMSQRNNPDLNKGIIVPMGAGILLGSLIGAFSASIFDDSLINIVYTFLAILAVFLMFVKVKPENEHTTFNKIALFITALAIGILSGIVGAGGAFIIVPVLLAIFKAPFRSVVASSIVIAFISSVGTFIMKSMTGQIDFMMMLPLVIASLLFAPIGTKVSRKTNQQLLRVILAFLIALAAIKMLMNMI encoded by the coding sequence ATGGACACGTCTTTAATTTTAATCCTCTCTTTAATTGGGGCATTTGGTGCATTCATATCAGGACTTGTCGGAATCGGTGGCGCTATTGTAATTTATCCGATGCTGCTATTTATTCCGCCGATATTCGGCTATAAGATAACACCTGAAATTGCATCCGGACTTACGGCAGCACAAGTATTCTTTAGTACGCTGAGCGGCAGCATGAGTCAACGCAATAATCCTGACCTCAATAAAGGGATTATTGTACCAATGGGAGCAGGTATATTACTTGGAAGTTTAATCGGCGCATTTAGTGCTTCAATATTTGATGATTCATTAATCAATATCGTCTATACATTTTTAGCGATACTTGCCGTTTTCTTAATGTTTGTCAAAGTAAAACCAGAGAATGAGCACACAACTTTTAATAAAATTGCACTATTTATCACCGCACTTGCTATAGGAATACTCTCAGGAATCGTTGGTGCAGGGGGTGCATTCATCATTGTTCCGGTATTGCTTGCAATTTTTAAAGCACCTTTTAGAAGTGTTGTTGCGAGTAGTATCGTGATAGCATTTATCTCATCAGTTGGCACATTCATCATGAAGTCGATGACAGGACAAATCGATTTTATGATGATGTTACCGCTTGTCATTGCAAGCTTGCTATTTGCGCCAATTGGAACGAAAGTATCAAGAAAGACAAACCAGCAATTATTAAGGGTAATACTAGCATTCTTAATTGCACTTGCAGCAATTAAGATGTTAATGAATATGATATAA